From Brachionichthys hirsutus isolate HB-005 chromosome 2, CSIRO-AGI_Bhir_v1, whole genome shotgun sequence, one genomic window encodes:
- the LOC137905868 gene encoding ladinin-1-like isoform X1 gives MSISRRNWSALSSLASQWSREDEEEVEREKRRRIRGSSSTADLDPDVDLPRDASTSPGTFETDSMSEMSQELTSVGQIQVDFVEMLRVRDEKRRMRHVEALRRQKNLEEEEEAEFCRGDGGEARVEILNKDQGLLLPPAKATSKPQPPQRTAPLSPNSNSSICNTSTDITGSQIGNGESPGGNPEPTAASNRTRKFVSSLSISLDQSPSAGGCRSPPSSCSPTDSVSPREHRTTPCQNPPEGAQGTVRTGALHVSNVSSNGSFEPTAKPAFVRHSSRTISFRMMRKKEEEIAPLQRSASVRMTSKKFESAGQHEEEDKTSSFQRNSRQRISSRSIQEKMERLAQAAQKSSETTRSPDVAQRTLLLMDEVSRKRGLFEKEQRAVCPTSPGVSRQEFKRFTSGMSDRINRWLNKTNQAGSSECPDDLKHADMTKKKSVFERSGTDAVPKRSSEENP, from the exons ATGTCCATCAGTCGGAGGAACTGGTCGGCGTTGTCCAG TTTAGCAAGCCAGTGGTCaagggaagatgaggaggaggtggagagggaaaagaggagaaggatTCGGGGCTCAAGCAGCACCGCTGACCTCGACCCTGATGTTGACTTGCCCCGAGATGCATCCACCAGTCCCGGCACTTTTGAGACAGACTCCATGAGCGAGATGTCCCAGGAGCTCACCAG TGTGGGGCAGATACAGGTAGACTTCGTGGAGATGCTGCGCGTGCGTGATGAAAAGCGGAGGATGAGGCACGTGGAGGCACTGAGACGACAGAAgaatttagaagaagaagaagaagcagagttctgcagaggagatggaggagaagccaGGGTGGAGATATTAAACAAAGACCAGGGTCTTTTGCTGCCCCCTGCGAAAGCCACATCCAAACCACAACCACCCCAAAGAACGGCCCCTCTCAGtccaaacagcaacagcagcatctgCAATACCAGCACAGACATCACAGGCTCACAA ATTGGAAATGGAGAGTCGCCAGGCGGAAACCCCGAACCCACGGCAGCATCCAATCGGACTCGCAAGTTCGTCAG TtccctctccatctccctcGACCAAAGTCCCTCTGCCGGTGGGTGCAGGAGCCCCCCAAGCTCTTGCTCTCCAACAGACTCCGTGTCCCCTCGAGAACATCGGACAACACCTTGCCAGAATCCTCCGGAAGGAGCTCAGGGCACCGTTCGGACTGGGGCCCTACACGTG AGCAACGTTTCATCCAACGGTAGCTTCGAACCGACTGCCAAACCTGCGTTTGTCAGACACAGCTCCAGGACTATATCATTCAGG atgatgaggaagaaggaagaggagattgCTCCTCTGCAGAGAAG TGCAAGCGTGaggatgacctccaagaagttTGAATCTGCA GGCcaacatgaagaagaagacaaaacatcatctttccagagaaa TTCTAGGCAAAGGATCTCATCCAGGTCCATccaggagaagatggagagactTGCTCAGGCTGCACAG AAGTCCAGTGAAACGACGCGATCTCCAGACGTGGCCCAGAGGACCCTGCTCCTCATGGATGAGGTTTCCAGGAAGAGAGGCCTTTTTGAGAAGGAGCAGCGAGCAGTGTGCCCGACCAGCCCTGGAGTATCCAGACAG GAATTTAAGCGCTTTACGTCAGGAATGTCAGACCGGATCAACCGCTGGCTCAACAAGACCAACCAAGCTGGATCCTCAGAATGTCCAGAT GACTTGAAACACGCGGATATGACCAAGAAGAAAAGCGTGTTTGAGAGGAGCGGCACGGACGCTGTTCCAAAAAGAAGCTCTGAAGAAAACCCATAA
- the LOC137905868 gene encoding troponin T, cardiac muscle-like isoform X2 — protein sequence MSISRRNWSALSSLASQWSREDEEEVEREKRRRIRGSSSTADLDPDVDLPRDASTSPGTFETDSMSEMSQELTSVGQIQVDFVEMLRVRDEKRRMRHVEALRRQKNLEEEEEAEFCRGDGGEARVEILNKDQEEEEAKPKFKPFIMPNLIPPKIPDGEKVDFDDIHRKRMEKDLMELQTLIEVHFEGRKKEEEELINLTERIEKRRSERAEQHRIRSEREKERQKRLEDERARKEEEEAKRRAEDDAKKKKTLTNLHFGGYMQKLTEKRSGKRQTEREKKKKILNERRKSLDVESLSQERLKEKAEELWEWMHQLEAEKFELQYQFTRQKYEINVLRNRVSDHQKTSKRTKRGLRK from the exons ATGTCCATCAGTCGGAGGAACTGGTCGGCGTTGTCCAG TTTAGCAAGCCAGTGGTCaagggaagatgaggaggaggtggagagggaaaagaggagaaggatTCGGGGCTCAAGCAGCACCGCTGACCTCGACCCTGATGTTGACTTGCCCCGAGATGCATCCACCAGTCCCGGCACTTTTGAGACAGACTCCATGAGCGAGATGTCCCAGGAGCTCACCAG TGTGGGGCAGATACAGGTAGACTTCGTGGAGATGCTGCGCGTGCGTGATGAAAAGCGGAGGATGAGGCACGTGGAGGCACTGAGACGACAGAAgaatttagaagaagaagaagaagcagagttctgcagaggagatggaggagaagccaGGGTGGAGATATTAAACAAAGACCAGG aggaggaggaggccaaacCAAAATTCAA GCCATTTATCATGCCCAACCTCATCCCTCCTAAGATCCCAGATGGTGAGAAAGTGGATTTTGAC GATATACATCGTAAACGGATGGAGAAGGACCTGATGGAGCTTCAGACGCTGATTGAGGTTCACTTTGAGGgcaggaagaaggaagaagaggagctgatCAATCTAACAGAGAGGATT GAGAAACGGCGCTCTGAGCGTGCAGAGCAGCATAGAATccgcagtgagagagagaaagagcggcAGAAACGTCTTGAG GATGAGAGGGCtcgtaaggaggaggaggaggccaagaggagagcagaagatgatgcaaagaagaagaaaaccctCACCAACCTCCATTTTGGAGGTTATATGCAGAAACTG ACGGAAAAACGGAGTGGCAAGAGgcagactgagagagagaagaagaagaagatcctGAATGAAAGGCGCAAGTCTCTGGACGTTGAGAGCTTGAGTCAGGAAAGACTCAA GGAGAAAGCTGAAGAGCTGTGGGAGTGGATGCACCAGCTCGAGGCAGAGAAGTTTGAACTGCAGTACCAGTTCACCAGACAGAAATATGAG ATCAATGTGCTGAGGAACCGTGTCAGCGACCATCAGAAAAC GTCCAAGAGAACCAAGAGAGGCCTGAGGAAATAG